DNA sequence from the Streptomyces sp. HUAS 15-9 genome:
GAACCTTTCGATGGAACCCAGATGATGGGAAATGATGGCGCAATATGTGCGCACGGCCTTGGGGAGAAGTTCACGCGCGTCACGGTCCTGCGCGGTTTCCTCGATGACCTGGTCGAATGCCCGGATGAAATCCAGTTGTCGCACGTCCCCGATCTGCGTGAGCGAAGAGGCGACACCGCGCCGATAATAGACACCTAGCAGGCTCACCGCGGCGAAGGAATCCGCCTCCCGGTGCAGCTTCCAGATCCACGGCCGGTCCTCGGCGGTGCGCAGTCCGTCTGTGAAGTGCAGCACACCCTTGTCGACCAGTCGGCGGTGATAGGCGCCCGCCCATGCGTAGGCGTAGTCGACCGAGGTGGACCGGTCGGCGGGCAGGATCGCGTCCCGCGGGTTCATCACGACGCCGCGCCGGCCGTGCGGCACGCGGTGGATGGCGCGCGCCCGCCCGGTGCACTGCACATGATCGGTGCGCACGAAGTCGCAGCCCAGCTCCTCCATGGCGGCGACCAGCCGGGGGTAGTAGCCCGGGGCGAGCCAGTCGTCGCCGTCCAGGAACGTCAGGTACTCGCCGCGCGCCTTGTCGATCCCGGTGTTCCGCGCGGTGGCCAGTCCTCCGTTCTTCTCATGTCTGACATAGACCGCGCCCGGCAGCTCGCGCTTCGCGCGCGCGAGGATGTCCGGGGTCTCGTCGCGCGAGCAGTCGTCGACGAGAATGAATTCGAAGTCCTCACGCGCGTTCGCACGCAGGCTCTTCAAGGTGTCGGGCGCGTATTGCTGCACGTTGTAGAACGGCACGATGACGGAGAGCTTGACCACGCAGATGACGTTAGGCGGCGGCCCGGCATCCGTCTTGACTGGCAGCTTGATTTTGGGTGAACGGCGTGCGGCGAAGCTGTGAACTGGATTTATTGGGGGCCGGTTCCGGGGCCGATTCGCCATTCGTCGACGCGCTGTTAACCCTTTGTTGTATTCGGGTTGGGCGGAACCTAGGAATGCCTTCCTAGCGTCTTCGATGTGCCAGCAAGTGCAACGAAGTCCCCGCGGATCGCCGTCCTGGCGGACTCCGACACCCGGTGGAAATGGGGCGCGCTCACCGCGCAACGCGTCATCCCCGAGGGTGCGGACGTCCGGCTCGACGGATACCTCCTGCGGGGCCGTGCCACCCCGACCGCCCGCCAGCTGAGGGAAGTCGGCGTCCACGCGGACTCGCTCCGCGAGGTCACCGCCGTCGAGTTCCTGCGTGCGATGCGCGAGGAGTCGTACGACATCCTCGTCCTCGCCCTCGTCGGCGGCGCCGTACAGGCCATGCTGCACGGGCTGCGGCGGCTCGGGGACGACTCCGGGAAGCGTCCCGTCGTCGTCACCGGCTATGTCGGCGTCGTCTACGAGAAGCTCGCCGACGGGCTGCTGCTGCGGCACGGCGCGGACCTCGTTCTCGCCAACTCCCGCCAGGACGCGGACCGCTTCCGGGCCGTGTACGAGGGAGTGGGCGCCGACGCCTCCTCGGTGACCGAGGTCGCCCTGCCGTTCCTCGGCGGGGAGCCCTACACCGGCGAACACGACCCGTACACCGTCGTGTTCGCGGCCCAGCCCTCCGTCCCGGACAGCCGCAAGGACCGTACCTACCTGCTGAACCGGCTGATCGAGCACGCCCGCACGCACCCCGAGCGCGAGGTGCTGCTGAAGCTGCGCTCCAGGCCGGGCGAGCACACCACGCACATCGAGGAACTGCCCTACCAGAAGCTGGCGCAGGGCATGGACCTGCCCGCCAACTTCCGCCTGGTGTACGGGCACATGGGCGAGGTCCTCGACCGTACCGACCTGCTCGTCACGGTCAGCTCCACGGCCGCGCTGGAGGCGCTGCACCGCCGGATCCCCACCGCGGTCCTCACCGACCTCGGCGTCCGTGAGGTGCTCGGCAACCACCACTTCGTCGGCTCCGGCTGCCTCGCCTCCTGGGACCAGCTCGACGCCGGACACCGGCCGGCTCCCGACGAGGAGTGGGTCGCCCGGCAGGGCGTCGCCGCCGACGGCTCGTACGGCACCGCGTTCGACGCGGCACGTGAGCGCATCGCCGGGCTCCTCGGCCGTTCCGGTGGCCTGCCGCCCCTGAACCCCTACTACACGACCGAGACCGCGCCCGGCTATCTGCCGGGGATTCTCGCCCGCCACCACCTCGGCCCCGACGGCTCACCGCTGCCCGGGGCGCCCGCCGCCGACAAGGCGCCGGGACCGGTCCGCCAGATCGTGCGCCGTGCGGCGCGCGGCGCCTACCGCCACGGCGTCCAGCGGGTGGCACCCGTGATCCGACGAATGGGAGAGCTGTGAGCGACCGGATCCCGCGTCAAGCGTCCGAAGGAACAGAGCCGATGTCCCATCCCGAAGCGACCGTCGTACACCGCGTGCTCGCCGTGATTCCCGCGCGCGGCGGCTCCAAGGGCGTGCCCGCGAAGAACCTCGCCCCGGTCGGCGGTGTCCCGCTGGTCGCCCGCGCCGTACGCGAATGCCGTGCCTCCCGGCTGGTCACCGACGTCGTCGTCTCCACCGACGACCAGGCCATCGCGGCGGCGGCCCGGCAGGCGGGCGCGGAGGTCGTCCTCCGCCCGGCCGTCATCGCCGGCGACACCGCCACCTCCGAGGCCGCCGTCCTGCACGCCATGGACGCCCACGAGGCGCTGCACGGCGCACCCGTCGACGTCGTCCTGCTCGTCCAGTGCACCAGCCCGTTCATCGTCCGGGAGGACATCGACTCGGTGGCCGGAGCGATCGTCGACAACGGCGCCGACACGGCCGTGACCGTGGCCCCCTTCCACGGCTTCATCTGGCGGGACGGGGCGGACGCGCCGGTGCCGGCCGCGGTCACCGGGGAGGCCGACGAGGCCTCTGTGGCCGGCGGCTACGGCGTCAACCACGACAAGTCCTTCCGCCCGCGCCGCCAGGACCGCCCCCAGGACCTGCTGGAGACCGGCGCCGCCTACGCGATGGACGCGGCCGGCTTCCGCAAGCACAACCACCGCTTCTTCGGCCACACCGAACTGGTCCGCACCGACCCGGCCCGTGTGCTGGAGATCGACGACCCGCACGACCTGGCCCGCGCCCGCGCCCTGGCCCCGCTCTTCGACGCGGACCGGCCTGGCGCCCTGCCCACCTACGACGACATCGACGCCGTAGTCCTCGACTTCGACGGCACCCAGACCGACGACAGGGTGCTGATCGACTCCGATGGACGGGAGTTCGTCTCCGTGCACCGCGGGGACGGACTCGGCATCGCCGCGCTGCGCAAGAGCGGCCTGAAGATGCTGATCCTGTCCACGGAACAGAACCCGGTCGTCGCCGCCCGGGCCCGGAAGCTGCAGATCCCGGTACTGCACGGCATCGACCGGAAGGACCTCGCACTCAAGCAGTGGTGCGAGGAGCAGGGCATCGCGCCCGAGCGCGTGCTCTACGTCGGCAACGACGTCAATGACCTCCCGTGCTTCGCCCTCGTGGGCTGGCCCGTGGCGGTCGCGAGCGCCCACGACGTCGTGCGCGGCGCCGCACGCGCGGTCACCACTGTCCCCGGTGGCGACGGCGCCATCCGAGAGATCGCCAGCTGGATCCTCGGCCCCTCTCTCGATTCCCTCACCAAGTAAGGACACCCCCTGTCATGAGCAACTCCCGCATCCGCCAGTTCGGTTCCCGCACCGCCGGCCCCGGCCACCCCGTCTACATCTGCGGCGAGATCGGCATCAACCACAACGGTGAGCTGGAGAACGCGTTCAAGCTGATCGACGTGGCCGCCGAGGCCGGCTGCGACGCCGTGAAGTTCCAGAAGCGCACGCCGGAGATCTGCACCCCGCGCGACCAGTGGGACATCGAGCGCGACACCCCCTGGGGCCGGATGACCTACATCGACTACCGCCACCGCGTGGAGTTCGGCGAGGACGAGTACCGCCAGATCGACGCGCACTGCAAGGAGAAGGGGATCGACTGGTTCGCCTCCCCGTGGGACACCGAGGCCGTCGCCTTCCTGGAGAAGTTCGACGTCCCCGCCCACAAGGTGGCCTCCGCCTCCCTGACCGACGACGAGCTGCTGCGCGCCCTGCGCGCCACGGGCCGCACGGTCATCCTCTCCAGCGGCATGTCCACCCCGAAGCAGATCCGCCACGCGGTCGAGGTCCTGGGCAGCGACAACATCCTGCTCTGCCACGCCACCTCGACGTACCCGGCGAAGGCCGAGGAGCTCAACCTCCGCGTCATCAACACCCTGCAGGACGAGTACCCGAACGTCCCGATCGGCTACTCCGGCCACGAGACCGGCCTGCAGACCACGCTCGCCGCCGTCGCCCTCGGCGCCACCTTCGTCGAGCGCCACATCACCCTCGACCGTGCCATGTGGGGCTCCGACCAGGCCGCCTCCGTGGAGCCACAGGGCCTCACGCGCCTCGTCCGCGACATCCGCACCATCGAGGCCTCCCTCGGTGACGGCGTCAAGAAGGTCTACGACTCCGAGCTCGGCCCGATGAAGAAGCTGCGCCGTGTCGCCGGTGTCGTCGCCGAGGCGGAGATCGCGGCCGCGGCGGGCGAGCCGGTCGCGGTCTGAGCGACCCGAACACCGACAACGCCATACACCACGCCTTACGACGGGACGGTCGTACGTCGATGAGCCCCCGCGCCGGGAACACCGGCACCCCCCGCACTCTCGCGTTCGTGGAGAGCCCGGTACAGCTGCTGAACGTGCTGGAGTGGGCGCACGTCCACGCCCTGCGAGGGGCGGGAGAGTCCGGCGCGGGCTCGCCGCCGTCCGTGCCGTCCCAGGTGAGGCGGTCCGCCGTCGGCGGGCCGCCGTCGGCGGGCGCGGAGCTCACCGTCGTCGTCCTGTCCCCGACCGACCCCATGACCCGGGGCCAGCTGCGCCGCATGGCCGACCTGGCTCGGGACGAGGGGTACCAGGTCCGCTGGGAGGAGGCGCGGGGCGGTACGACCGCGCCCTTCCACACGATCGGCGGGCTCGCCGGGGCACTGCGCCGGGCGGACCGCATCGTCATGGGAGACCCGTTCTCCCGCTATGTACAGCTGCTGCTGACGATCACCCGGGCCAAGGACCTGGTGGTGGTCGACGACGGCACGGCGACGATGGAGTTCGTCGCCCAGCTCGCCCGTGGCGAGCGTCTGGTCCGCTGGCACCGCAAGGGCGGCCGCCCCGGCCCGCGTGACCTCCTCTTCGCCCCCGTGTCGTCCTCGGCCCGGCGTCGGCTGACCCCCAGCGGCAAGCGCCGGGTGGAGGTCTTCTCGTCCATGCCGATGGAGGAGACCCCACAGGGCGTCACGGTCACCGCGAACGACTTCGGCTGGACCCGGGCCCGCTTCGGCCCGCCGCGCATCACCAAGGGCGCGGACATGGTGGGCACGTCCCTGGTGGAGACCGGGGTCGTGGACGGGGACCGCTATCTGGAGGCGGTGTGCGGCCTGGCCAAGGCCCACGGGGCCCTGCGGTACTTCGCCCACCGCCGCGAGAGCGCGGAGAAGCTGCACCGGCTCGCCGCCGCGACGGGACTGGAGATCGTCCGCCCCGACCTCCCGCTCGAGCTGATCGCCCGGCGCGGGCCGATCGGGCGGACGATCCTCAGCTTCCCGTCCACGGTCGTCCACACCCTGCCCCTCGCACTCGTCGGCACGGGAGTACGGGTCGCCGTGTGCGACATCGACCCGGCCTGGCTGACGGAGAACGCCTCGCCCCGGGCCCAGGGGTTCCTGTCGGGCGTGACGGGGACGGCCCGGGACGTGCATCGGCTGGCGGCGGTGAGCGCGGTCTAGCCAGGTCAGGCCCCGGTCTGGCCCCCTTCAGGCCCCGGTCACGCCCCCATCCGGCTCGGGTCAGGCCCCGTCCGGCCTCGGTCTGGCCGCCGTCCGGCCTCGGTCTGGCCGCCGTCCGGCCTCGGTCTGGCCGCCGTCCGACTCCGGTCTGGCCTCGTCCGTCCCGGGTCTGGCCCCCATCCGGCTCGGGTCAGGCCCCGTCCGGCCTCGGTCTGGCCGCCGTCCGGCCTCGGTCTGGCCTCGTCCGTCCCGGGTCTGGCCCCCATCCGGCTCGGGTCAGGCCCCGTCCGGCCTCGGTCTGGCCGCCGTCCGGCCTCGGTCTGGCCTCGTCCGTCCCGGGTCTGGCCCCCATCCGGCTCGGGTCAGGCCCCGTCCGTCCCGGGTCTGGCCCCTGTCCGGCTCGGGTCAGGCCCCGTCCGGCCTCGGTCTGGCCGCCGTCCGACTCCGGTCTGGCCCCGGTCAGGCCGAGGTCTGGTCC
Encoded proteins:
- a CDS encoding glycosyltransferase family 2 protein; the protein is MVKLSVIVPFYNVQQYAPDTLKSLRANAREDFEFILVDDCSRDETPDILARAKRELPGAVYVRHEKNGGLATARNTGIDKARGEYLTFLDGDDWLAPGYYPRLVAAMEELGCDFVRTDHVQCTGRARAIHRVPHGRRGVVMNPRDAILPADRSTSVDYAYAWAGAYHRRLVDKGVLHFTDGLRTAEDRPWIWKLHREADSFAAVSLLGVYYRRGVASSLTQIGDVRQLDFIRAFDQVIEETAQDRDARELLPKAVRTYCAIISHHLGSIERFEPAVARKLKSMSAIALRRMPQDVLDEALDSMDIQRATKLRRLRRRPAGAGVAA
- a CDS encoding N-acylneuraminate cytidylyltransferase, which produces MSHPEATVVHRVLAVIPARGGSKGVPAKNLAPVGGVPLVARAVRECRASRLVTDVVVSTDDQAIAAAARQAGAEVVLRPAVIAGDTATSEAAVLHAMDAHEALHGAPVDVVLLVQCTSPFIVREDIDSVAGAIVDNGADTAVTVAPFHGFIWRDGADAPVPAAVTGEADEASVAGGYGVNHDKSFRPRRQDRPQDLLETGAAYAMDAAGFRKHNHRFFGHTELVRTDPARVLEIDDPHDLARARALAPLFDADRPGALPTYDDIDAVVLDFDGTQTDDRVLIDSDGREFVSVHRGDGLGIAALRKSGLKMLILSTEQNPVVAARARKLQIPVLHGIDRKDLALKQWCEEQGIAPERVLYVGNDVNDLPCFALVGWPVAVASAHDVVRGAARAVTTVPGGDGAIREIASWILGPSLDSLTK
- a CDS encoding DUF6716 putative glycosyltransferase, which gives rise to MPASATKSPRIAVLADSDTRWKWGALTAQRVIPEGADVRLDGYLLRGRATPTARQLREVGVHADSLREVTAVEFLRAMREESYDILVLALVGGAVQAMLHGLRRLGDDSGKRPVVVTGYVGVVYEKLADGLLLRHGADLVLANSRQDADRFRAVYEGVGADASSVTEVALPFLGGEPYTGEHDPYTVVFAAQPSVPDSRKDRTYLLNRLIEHARTHPEREVLLKLRSRPGEHTTHIEELPYQKLAQGMDLPANFRLVYGHMGEVLDRTDLLVTVSSTAALEALHRRIPTAVLTDLGVREVLGNHHFVGSGCLASWDQLDAGHRPAPDEEWVARQGVAADGSYGTAFDAARERIAGLLGRSGGLPPLNPYYTTETAPGYLPGILARHHLGPDGSPLPGAPAADKAPGPVRQIVRRAARGAYRHGVQRVAPVIRRMGEL
- a CDS encoding N-acetylneuraminate synthase family protein gives rise to the protein MSNSRIRQFGSRTAGPGHPVYICGEIGINHNGELENAFKLIDVAAEAGCDAVKFQKRTPEICTPRDQWDIERDTPWGRMTYIDYRHRVEFGEDEYRQIDAHCKEKGIDWFASPWDTEAVAFLEKFDVPAHKVASASLTDDELLRALRATGRTVILSSGMSTPKQIRHAVEVLGSDNILLCHATSTYPAKAEELNLRVINTLQDEYPNVPIGYSGHETGLQTTLAAVALGATFVERHITLDRAMWGSDQAASVEPQGLTRLVRDIRTIEASLGDGVKKVYDSELGPMKKLRRVAGVVAEAEIAAAAGEPVAV